Proteins encoded within one genomic window of Kibdelosporangium phytohabitans:
- a CDS encoding ATP-binding protein: protein MDQQTLAVAFWFALAAVLVAVILLVRQRRITADLREQAAGAQTITHSWATEEAHLVNSRIPALAESLSNRPVEVPGPVNPQFAAAHGRVLDLFTESVQQATVRGEQSAKATLKSMMRAVQSLANEQQVAISAMQDRHDDADVLQGLMRIDHMNSQLGRRAQATAVLCGSWPGQQRSASSLTDVARGATSRIRDYLRVNIPIEADIAVVSRAVEPVVLAVAELLDNGARHSQPNTAVEVNFQQAHNGIAIMIDDAGVGMTAEELGRAARLLAGDGASDINRLGDPPQVGFAVIGVLAARYGFRVSVDTRSPYGGVRAVVFLPTELLTRVDKPVPAAAVPAPSPAPAPAPAPHPAAPDAAEPKRTPGGLPKRKRREPAADQAAPSAPPGSPAATRPSEQIAAGLGAWQRGTRSGRTASPTVPEGNPHA, encoded by the coding sequence ATGGATCAACAGACACTCGCGGTGGCGTTCTGGTTCGCACTGGCCGCTGTGCTCGTCGCCGTGATCTTGCTGGTGCGCCAACGCCGGATCACCGCGGATCTGCGTGAACAGGCCGCAGGCGCCCAAACCATCACCCATTCGTGGGCCACCGAGGAAGCACACCTCGTCAACTCGCGGATCCCCGCCCTCGCCGAGTCGCTGAGCAACCGCCCGGTCGAGGTACCCGGGCCGGTGAACCCGCAGTTCGCCGCGGCGCACGGCCGCGTGCTCGACCTGTTCACCGAGTCCGTCCAGCAGGCGACCGTCCGGGGCGAGCAGTCCGCCAAGGCCACGCTCAAGTCGATGATGCGCGCTGTCCAGAGCCTCGCCAACGAGCAGCAGGTCGCCATCTCCGCCATGCAGGACCGGCACGACGACGCCGACGTCCTGCAGGGCCTGATGCGCATCGACCACATGAACTCCCAGCTCGGCCGCCGCGCCCAGGCCACCGCCGTGCTGTGCGGGTCGTGGCCGGGGCAGCAGCGGTCCGCGTCGTCGCTGACCGACGTGGCCAGGGGCGCGACCTCGCGCATCCGGGACTACCTGCGCGTCAACATCCCGATCGAGGCCGACATCGCGGTCGTCAGCCGTGCTGTCGAGCCCGTCGTGCTCGCCGTCGCCGAACTGCTGGACAACGGCGCACGCCACTCGCAGCCGAACACCGCCGTCGAGGTCAACTTCCAGCAGGCGCACAACGGCATCGCCATCATGATCGACGACGCCGGTGTCGGGATGACCGCCGAGGAGCTCGGCCGTGCCGCGAGACTGCTCGCCGGCGACGGCGCCAGTGACATCAACCGCCTCGGCGACCCGCCCCAGGTCGGGTTCGCGGTCATCGGCGTTCTCGCCGCGCGGTACGGGTTCCGGGTCTCGGTGGACACGCGGTCGCCGTACGGTGGCGTGCGCGCGGTCGTGTTCCTGCCGACGGAACTGCTCACCCGCGTCGACAAGCCGGTTCCCGCCGCGGCCGTCCCCGCTCCCTCACCCGCCCCAGCACCCGCACCGGCTCCCCACCCCGCGGCGCCGGACGCCGCCGAGCCGAAGCGCACCCCAGGCGGGCTGCCCAAGCGCAAGCGCCGCGAACCGGCCGCCGACCAGGCCGCGCCGTCGGCACCGCCCGGCTCGCCCGCTGCCACCCGTCCGTCGGAGCAGATCGCGGCCGGGCTCGGCGCGTGGCAGCGCGGTACCCGCTCCGGCCGGACCGCGTCCCCCACCGTTCCTGAAGGGAACCCACACGCATGA
- a CDS encoding DUF742 domain-containing protein, producing the protein MTPHRRERALVRPHVVTGGRAHPSRNTFDVVTVVVATREAFSGLTPEKRRLMELCRGGPLSVAEIAAHLSLPISVTKVLLSDLLDTGHITTHAALPRTTRPDLQLLKDVLDGLRARL; encoded by the coding sequence ATGACGCCGCACCGCCGGGAGCGGGCCCTCGTCCGGCCGCACGTGGTGACCGGCGGCCGGGCCCATCCGTCCCGCAACACCTTCGACGTGGTCACCGTCGTGGTGGCCACCCGCGAGGCGTTCTCCGGCCTCACGCCGGAGAAACGCAGGCTGATGGAGCTGTGCCGGGGCGGTCCGCTGTCGGTCGCGGAGATCGCCGCGCACCTGTCGCTGCCGATCAGCGTCACCAAGGTGCTGTTGTCGGACCTGCTCGACACCGGCCACATCACCACGCACGCCGCGCTTCCCCGAACCACCCGACCCGATCTGCAGCTGTTGAAGGACGTGCTCGATGGCCTCCGCGCCCGTCTCTGA
- a CDS encoding enoyl-CoA hydratase/isomerase family protein has translation MRLDRQPGDLAVLTIDAPPLNLYTTQVQDELGEAIGLLEAEPPRAALLRAEGKVVSGGVDVSLFDAQADVAQAKALFDRMLDIPDRIAALPFPTVFAAHALCLTWAFEVALACDLLVASERAKFGLVENVIGLTPAMGGTQRLAARAGVARAKEFVFTGDRYAAGRLHEWGVVNQVLPHEGFDEAARAYATRLASGPTRAHAATKQVLAHYEHGGVAEADQHVTGVAAALFDTDDLRAGVRSFLVDGPGRAAFTGR, from the coding sequence ATCCGCCTTGACCGGCAGCCGGGCGACTTGGCCGTGCTCACGATCGACGCGCCGCCGCTGAACCTGTACACCACGCAGGTGCAGGACGAACTCGGTGAGGCGATCGGGCTGCTGGAGGCCGAGCCGCCGCGGGCGGCGCTGCTGCGGGCCGAGGGCAAGGTGGTCAGCGGCGGGGTCGATGTGTCCCTGTTCGACGCGCAGGCCGACGTCGCGCAGGCCAAGGCCCTGTTCGACCGGATGCTCGACATCCCCGACCGGATCGCCGCGTTGCCGTTCCCCACGGTCTTCGCCGCACACGCGCTGTGCTTGACGTGGGCGTTCGAGGTCGCGCTGGCCTGCGACCTGCTGGTGGCGTCCGAGCGGGCCAAGTTCGGCCTGGTCGAGAACGTGATCGGCCTGACCCCGGCGATGGGTGGCACGCAGCGGCTCGCCGCCCGTGCGGGAGTGGCGCGGGCGAAGGAGTTCGTGTTCACCGGGGACCGCTACGCCGCCGGCCGGTTGCACGAGTGGGGCGTGGTCAACCAGGTGCTGCCGCACGAGGGCTTCGACGAGGCCGCACGCGCGTACGCCACTCGTCTGGCCAGTGGCCCGACCAGGGCGCACGCGGCGACCAAGCAGGTGCTCGCACACTACGAGCACGGCGGTGTCGCTGAGGCCGACCAGCACGTCACCGGGGTCGCGGCCGCCCTGTTCGACACCGATGACCTGCGTGCCGGTGTCCGTTCGTTCCTGGTCGACGGGCCTGGCAGGGCGGCCTTCACCGGCCGGTGA
- a CDS encoding SRPBCC family protein yields the protein MKASRTIHRAALLTIPVAAVLGATPAQAATSDANAAVASSSSLTCQGRGVDPSAKVRYRTETFINAPSRTVWRVQTDINRWPDWQKPVTSAQRLDHGPLRKRSQFRWTTPVPATPVTPPTTLVITSTVEQLQQGKCIRWTGPAIGEGLRIDRGVHVWNFVRVRGGVIVRTEETHTGEQVESNAPLASEFLAQGLRAWLADLKTTAEAQCDWR from the coding sequence ATGAAGGCGTCCCGCACCATCCACCGAGCTGCCCTGCTCACCATTCCGGTCGCCGCGGTCCTCGGGGCCACGCCGGCGCAGGCCGCGACCAGCGACGCGAACGCGGCGGTGGCATCGTCGTCGTCGTTGACGTGCCAGGGGCGGGGCGTCGATCCGTCCGCCAAGGTCCGGTACCGCACCGAGACGTTCATCAACGCGCCGTCGCGGACCGTCTGGCGGGTGCAGACCGACATCAACCGCTGGCCGGACTGGCAGAAACCCGTCACGAGCGCCCAGCGCCTCGACCACGGTCCGCTGCGCAAGCGCTCGCAGTTCCGCTGGACCACGCCCGTGCCCGCCACGCCCGTCACCCCGCCGACCACCCTGGTGATCACGTCGACGGTCGAGCAGCTCCAGCAGGGCAAGTGCATCCGCTGGACCGGGCCCGCGATCGGCGAGGGCCTGCGGATCGACCGCGGTGTGCACGTCTGGAACTTCGTCAGGGTCCGCGGCGGCGTCATCGTCCGCACGGAGGAGACCCACACCGGCGAGCAGGTCGAGTCCAACGCCCCGCTGGCCAGCGAGTTCCTCGCCCAGGGGCTGCGGGCGTGGCTGGCGGACCTGAAGACCACCGCCGAGGCCCAGTGCGACTGGCGCTGA
- a CDS encoding roadblock/LC7 domain-containing protein: MTDPAHNKLGWMLDNAMQMPETKHAILLSADGLLMAHSTSISRDDAERHAAAMSGLQALARGTAEFCGETAAGWQQTISEFPGGYVFLVAAGTGAYLAVSASERVDMEAVSFRLQELVQRLGKELTSPPRQDAGSPA; this comes from the coding sequence ATGACCGATCCGGCGCACAACAAGTTGGGCTGGATGCTCGACAACGCCATGCAGATGCCCGAGACGAAACACGCGATCCTGCTGTCCGCCGACGGTCTGCTGATGGCCCACTCGACCAGCATCAGCCGCGACGACGCCGAACGGCACGCCGCGGCCATGTCCGGCCTGCAGGCACTGGCCCGCGGCACCGCCGAGTTCTGCGGCGAGACCGCCGCCGGGTGGCAGCAGACGATCAGCGAGTTCCCCGGCGGGTACGTCTTCCTCGTCGCCGCGGGCACCGGCGCGTACCTCGCGGTGTCCGCCAGTGAACGAGTCGACATGGAGGCGGTGTCCTTCCGGCTGCAGGAGCTGGTCCAGAGGTTGGGCAAGGAACTCACCAGCCCGCCGCGGCAGGACGCCGGCAGCCCGGCATGA
- a CDS encoding LLM class F420-dependent oxidoreductase — MVSFGYFLSCEEFGPHELVRHAKLAEAAGFERLWISDHFHPWNGEQGQSPFVWSVIGALSQVTTLPVTTAVTCPTVRIHPAVIAQAAATAAVQLEGRFVLGVGSGEALNEHILGDRWPSAGVRLAMLEEAVEVIRKLHGGGEVTHHGKYYTVENARIYTVPDEPVPIYVSAFGPKAVRLAGGIGDGYMSVMPDGDLVKKFRAAGGEGKPTQSGLKVCYGSSKEKAVETAHRLWPNEQLPGELAQVLATPRHFEQASQLVTKEMVAGALPCGPDPEPYLAAVREYVDAGFDEVYIQQIGPDQDEFFDFWRTKVLPEVQG, encoded by the coding sequence ATGGTGAGCTTCGGGTATTTCCTGTCCTGTGAGGAATTCGGGCCGCACGAGCTGGTGCGCCACGCGAAACTGGCCGAGGCGGCCGGGTTCGAACGGCTGTGGATCTCCGACCACTTCCACCCGTGGAACGGCGAACAGGGGCAGAGCCCGTTCGTGTGGTCGGTGATCGGCGCCTTGTCGCAGGTGACCACGCTGCCGGTGACCACCGCGGTCACGTGCCCGACCGTCCGCATCCACCCCGCGGTGATCGCGCAGGCGGCGGCGACCGCGGCGGTGCAGCTGGAAGGCCGGTTCGTGCTCGGCGTGGGCAGCGGCGAAGCGCTCAACGAGCACATCCTCGGCGACCGGTGGCCCTCCGCGGGGGTGCGGCTGGCGATGCTGGAAGAAGCGGTCGAGGTGATCCGCAAGCTGCACGGCGGTGGCGAGGTGACGCACCACGGCAAGTACTACACCGTCGAGAACGCCCGGATCTACACGGTCCCCGACGAGCCCGTGCCGATCTACGTCTCGGCTTTCGGTCCCAAGGCGGTGCGGCTGGCCGGTGGGATCGGCGACGGGTACATGAGCGTCATGCCGGACGGCGACCTGGTGAAGAAGTTCCGTGCGGCGGGTGGCGAGGGCAAACCCACCCAGTCCGGGCTGAAGGTCTGCTACGGGTCGTCCAAGGAGAAGGCCGTGGAGACCGCGCACCGGCTCTGGCCCAACGAGCAGCTGCCCGGTGAACTGGCCCAGGTCCTGGCCACCCCGCGGCACTTCGAGCAGGCGTCGCAGCTCGTGACGAAGGAAATGGTGGCAGGCGCGCTGCCGTGCGGCCCCGATCCCGAGCCGTACCTGGCCGCTGTACGGGAGTACGTCGACGCGGGCTTCGACGAGGTCTACATCCAGCAGATCGGACCGGACCAGGACGAGTTCTTCGACTTCTGGCGTACCAAGGTGCTCCCCGAAGTCCAGGGCTGA
- a CDS encoding RNA ligase RtcB family protein — protein sequence MSVHQSSQSAVEQSPATVTVFASPSSWIESDALAQCDQVAALDGMTHVAAMPDLHPGKGAPIGAAMTSSVLYPLLVGSDIGCGIAVFPIKLKRAVPARLAGKFPDLDHAPGADDPAWDFVDSEIPGGHRDGLGTLGRGNHFAELARIDTVFHPEHAERLGLASGDLVLIVHSGSRGLGERILRAHTEVHGAGPAPDPEAYLAVHDDAVRWGCLNRRLLAARIALALGAKVTEPVVDMCHNSVEIRDGAYLHRKGAAPGDGCDVLIAGTRGTHSYLVAAHAGADANYSVAHGAGRKMSRADALRRGRAKHTVEQLRTTPVGSLVVCGDRQLLFEEAPTVYKRIEQVIGDLVEHELATPIATTVPVITYKTADPGYSPQQSGRKRRRP from the coding sequence GTCGCCGCCCTCGACGGCATGACGCACGTCGCCGCCATGCCGGACCTGCACCCGGGCAAGGGCGCGCCGATCGGCGCGGCCATGACCTCGAGCGTGCTGTACCCGCTGCTGGTCGGGTCCGACATCGGGTGCGGTATCGCGGTGTTCCCGATCAAGCTCAAACGCGCTGTGCCCGCGAGGCTCGCGGGCAAGTTCCCGGACCTGGACCACGCACCCGGCGCCGACGACCCGGCATGGGACTTCGTGGACAGCGAGATCCCCGGCGGGCACCGCGACGGCCTCGGGACACTCGGCCGCGGCAACCACTTCGCCGAACTCGCCCGCATCGACACGGTCTTCCACCCCGAGCACGCCGAACGCCTCGGCCTCGCCTCCGGTGACCTGGTCCTGATCGTCCACAGTGGCTCGCGGGGCCTGGGTGAGCGGATCCTGCGCGCTCACACCGAGGTGCACGGCGCGGGCCCGGCACCGGATCCCGAGGCGTACCTGGCGGTGCACGACGACGCCGTGCGCTGGGGTTGCCTCAACCGCCGTCTGCTCGCGGCCCGGATCGCGCTCGCACTGGGCGCGAAGGTCACGGAGCCGGTCGTGGACATGTGCCACAACTCGGTGGAGATCCGGGACGGCGCCTACCTGCACCGCAAGGGTGCGGCGCCGGGCGACGGCTGTGACGTGCTCATCGCGGGTACGCGCGGCACTCACTCGTATCTCGTGGCGGCACACGCGGGCGCGGACGCCAACTACTCCGTCGCCCACGGTGCCGGCCGGAAGATGTCTCGTGCGGACGCACTCCGCAGGGGCCGGGCGAAGCACACGGTCGAGCAGTTGCGCACGACGCCCGTGGGGTCGCTCGTGGTCTGCGGTGACCGTCAGTTGCTGTTCGAAGAGGCGCCCACGGTTTACAAGCGCATCGAGCAGGTGATCGGTGACCTCGTCGAGCACGAGCTGGCCACGCCGATAGCCACCACGGTTCCCGTGATCACCTACAAGACAGCCGATCCCGGGTACTCACCACAGCAGAGCGGCCGCAAACGACGCCGGCCGTGA
- a CDS encoding 5'-methylthioadenosine/S-adenosylhomocysteine nucleosidase, whose product MKDPVVMLTALNLEYDAVRRRLVDPRVCLHERGTRFEVGTLGTTTCRVVIGLTGKGNHSAAVLAERAIQQFSPTAVMFVGVAGALWGTPLGDVVVATHVYAYHGGTSEDDGLKARPRTWEMAHEMAQLAAHVGRSRDWADTEPARASPPGVHFGAIAAGEIVQNSRISREAGWIREHYNDALAIEMEAAGVAQAGHLSGAPVAIIRGISDQADGSKATDGDITRQPAAAANAAAFAARLAVELVGQQEERTSMHEAEQARHRGGNVNFAWGNVGIQAADVSGSSVVMNAVPPTTGPSSIGEQISAFRELLALSRSAGRLDSATYDAAATELDVASKALRDNTAAGRSKVVLALKRLRDLVVEVADLSAKVVAVIAAVQGLS is encoded by the coding sequence ATGAAGGACCCGGTGGTGATGCTCACCGCCCTGAACCTCGAGTACGACGCCGTCCGGCGGAGGCTCGTCGACCCGCGGGTGTGCCTGCACGAAAGGGGCACGCGATTCGAGGTCGGCACACTCGGCACGACCACGTGCCGAGTGGTGATTGGTTTGACTGGCAAAGGAAACCATTCCGCGGCCGTCCTGGCGGAGCGGGCCATCCAGCAGTTCTCGCCGACGGCGGTGATGTTCGTCGGTGTCGCCGGGGCGCTGTGGGGCACGCCCCTCGGTGACGTGGTCGTGGCCACCCACGTCTACGCCTACCACGGCGGGACCAGCGAGGACGACGGACTGAAAGCGCGTCCCCGTACCTGGGAGATGGCGCACGAGATGGCGCAGCTCGCCGCGCATGTGGGCCGGTCACGCGACTGGGCGGACACCGAACCGGCGCGGGCGAGTCCACCGGGTGTCCACTTCGGGGCGATCGCGGCCGGTGAGATCGTCCAGAACTCGCGCATCTCCCGCGAGGCGGGGTGGATCCGTGAGCACTACAACGACGCGCTCGCGATCGAGATGGAGGCCGCGGGGGTGGCGCAGGCAGGTCACCTGAGCGGAGCGCCGGTCGCGATCATCCGCGGCATCAGCGACCAGGCGGACGGCAGCAAGGCCACCGACGGGGACATCACCCGGCAGCCGGCAGCCGCTGCCAACGCGGCCGCGTTCGCCGCACGGCTGGCTGTGGAACTGGTGGGACAACAGGAGGAGCGCACTTCCATGCATGAGGCTGAGCAGGCTCGGCACCGCGGTGGCAACGTGAACTTCGCGTGGGGCAACGTGGGGATCCAGGCCGCCGACGTGTCCGGCAGCAGCGTGGTGATGAACGCCGTGCCACCCACGACCGGCCCATCGAGCATCGGTGAGCAGATCTCGGCGTTCCGCGAACTGCTGGCGCTCAGTCGTTCCGCCGGACGCCTCGACAGCGCCACCTACGACGCGGCGGCCACCGAACTGGATGTCGCGAGCAAAGCCCTGCGGGACAACACCGCTGCCGGGCGGAGCAAGGTCGTTCTGGCGCTCAAGCGGTTGCGCGATCTTGTCGTGGAGGTGGCCGACCTGTCGGCGAAGGTCGTGGCCGTGATCGCCGCTGTGCAGGGTCTGTCATGA
- a CDS encoding aspartate/glutamate racemase family protein, producing MRHIGILGHSIPGSAHCYQAIARHGEQRLGEHQHPDVTLDCIPMGRSMPAWESGDRAAIREILAESVERLARAGCDFYVCPDNTAHLALDLPGPSLALPGLHIADVVAAEAAARGFRCVGILGTRWTMTAPMYPEALAAHGIDSRSPSPADQDDIQRITFGELVRGVFTQEARERFAAVVESLRSEGCDAVALVCTEHPLLLTADVAPLPTLDSTDLLARAAVDEALKT from the coding sequence ATGCGACACATAGGAATCCTCGGCCACTCGATTCCGGGTTCGGCGCACTGCTACCAGGCGATCGCCCGGCACGGTGAACAACGGCTGGGCGAGCACCAGCACCCGGACGTGACCCTGGACTGCATCCCGATGGGACGCAGCATGCCCGCGTGGGAATCCGGCGACCGCGCCGCGATACGGGAGATCCTCGCCGAAAGCGTCGAGCGGCTCGCCCGCGCGGGATGTGACTTCTACGTCTGCCCGGACAACACCGCACACCTCGCGCTCGACCTGCCGGGCCCGTCGCTGGCGTTGCCGGGCCTGCACATCGCCGACGTGGTGGCCGCGGAGGCCGCCGCTCGCGGTTTCCGGTGCGTCGGCATCCTCGGGACGCGGTGGACGATGACCGCGCCGATGTACCCCGAGGCGCTCGCCGCGCACGGCATCGACAGCAGGTCGCCGTCCCCGGCCGACCAGGACGACATCCAGCGGATCACGTTCGGCGAGCTGGTGCGGGGTGTGTTCACGCAGGAGGCGCGGGAGCGGTTCGCGGCCGTCGTCGAATCGTTGCGTTCCGAGGGCTGCGACGCCGTGGCGCTGGTGTGCACCGAACACCCGCTGCTGCTGACGGCGGACGTGGCGCCCCTGCCGACGCTGGATTCGACCGACTTGCTGGCCCGCGCCGCCGTCGACGAGGCACTGAAAACCTGA
- a CDS encoding STAS domain-containing protein: MAPTNRPIPDVYLSDPHMWVTARTHQAESTTIVHVRGQIDASTSRVLDHHLHTRVPPDSRFVVVDLTEVDLLGASGIRLLLGHADRLATSGRHLLTVADAEIRRLLDATDTATILRAHPTLCAALASRPRSTVAAAGGAETIRAALELLLEHHGVTDEDLASALLRDVAYRLGTTVEFLAGALLSAPESHRTVRHFTLPPPQLTFGTRANAHRGVILDQFLGTVLGYTAAEAADIAAPGTAAGALRLDHHKGMSAGLVTHLRHEGHWLTTAALRRIGPVTVSVTGKHPVFNESTTRHLLRDAGIESVTCVPLRTRTGRCKGVMSTYHTTPARRPNAMQQAKLDHAAGEVTAWLEWHQRFIVHALIDQVCRVTDQGFARD, encoded by the coding sequence ATGGCGCCCACGAACCGTCCGATTCCCGACGTGTACCTGTCCGATCCCCACATGTGGGTCACCGCGCGGACCCACCAGGCGGAGTCGACGACAATCGTGCACGTACGCGGCCAGATCGACGCCAGCACCAGCCGCGTGCTCGACCACCACCTGCACACCCGGGTCCCGCCGGATTCCCGGTTCGTCGTGGTGGACCTCACCGAGGTCGACCTGCTCGGCGCGTCCGGCATCCGGCTGCTGCTCGGTCACGCCGACCGCCTGGCCACCAGCGGCAGGCATCTGCTGACCGTCGCCGACGCGGAGATCCGCCGCCTCCTCGATGCCACCGACACCGCCACGATCCTCCGCGCCCACCCCACTCTGTGCGCGGCGCTCGCCAGCCGCCCGCGGTCGACGGTGGCCGCAGCGGGTGGCGCGGAAACCATCCGTGCGGCGCTGGAACTGCTCCTCGAACACCACGGCGTCACCGACGAGGACCTCGCGTCGGCTCTGCTGCGGGACGTGGCGTACCGGCTTGGCACGACCGTCGAGTTCCTGGCCGGCGCACTGCTCAGCGCACCTGAATCCCACCGGACGGTCCGCCATTTCACGTTGCCGCCCCCGCAGTTGACCTTCGGCACCCGGGCAAACGCTCACCGTGGCGTGATCCTCGACCAGTTCCTCGGCACCGTGCTCGGCTACACCGCTGCCGAGGCGGCTGACATCGCCGCGCCCGGTACCGCTGCGGGAGCGCTCCGACTCGACCACCACAAGGGCATGTCTGCCGGTCTCGTGACGCATCTGCGGCACGAGGGCCATTGGCTCACCACCGCGGCGCTGCGACGAATCGGCCCGGTGACGGTCTCCGTGACCGGGAAGCACCCGGTATTCAACGAATCCACCACCCGGCATCTGCTCCGCGACGCCGGTATCGAGAGCGTGACGTGCGTGCCACTGCGCACGCGCACCGGGCGCTGCAAAGGCGTCATGTCCACGTATCACACCACGCCGGCACGGCGACCGAACGCGATGCAGCAGGCGAAACTCGATCACGCCGCCGGTGAGGTGACCGCGTGGCTCGAGTGGCACCAGCGGTTCATCGTGCACGCCCTGATCGATCAGGTCTGTCGCGTGACCGACCAGGGATTCGCACGCGATTAG
- a CDS encoding WD40 repeat domain-containing protein — translation MEIVARIGGGSPVGRLMCHPRLPLIAALDSERPAVRVWDVGGQRLREVWRAGAESDVYGDEHGWAKFQRIPVVAWHPDQPWLVVKNEDGVLLWTPSGLSELDGLPPGASYHNLAFSPDGSTLWAAPGDEINSWEYSSHAIDVASGAVHAGRHWDTGVAVHPAGGLVATLSSDQGATHMLFARPSQVMRVLNRALILDADGYRTPVFSSDGRYFAIRGSAYEHTLEVFEFPTLRRVLGTVLGEPYPSDEVSDEWWEQHEAWSAHNIAFGTRPGVLWIGTPAGTLIELDVGTQEAVGHDLLAGAGITALSATATGELIVAGGAGELVLVAGFPAAEPAAGSTVAEFLADASDIPDGGNLDEHLILTDGTRTWQPGDLDTASAAADTDPTWLRLKVAINTLGE, via the coding sequence GTGGAAATTGTGGCACGGATTGGTGGCGGCTCGCCCGTCGGCCGACTGATGTGCCATCCTCGGCTGCCGTTGATCGCCGCCCTGGATTCGGAACGCCCGGCGGTCCGCGTCTGGGACGTCGGCGGTCAGCGCCTGCGTGAGGTCTGGCGTGCCGGCGCCGAGTCGGATGTCTACGGGGACGAGCACGGCTGGGCCAAGTTCCAGCGGATACCAGTGGTGGCATGGCACCCGGATCAGCCGTGGCTCGTGGTGAAGAACGAGGACGGCGTGCTGCTGTGGACACCGTCCGGACTGTCCGAACTGGACGGTCTGCCCCCGGGGGCGTCCTACCACAATCTGGCGTTCAGCCCGGACGGCAGCACCTTGTGGGCCGCGCCGGGCGACGAGATCAACTCGTGGGAGTACTCGTCGCACGCCATCGACGTCGCCTCCGGTGCCGTGCACGCGGGACGGCATTGGGACACCGGGGTCGCCGTGCATCCGGCCGGTGGACTGGTGGCCACGTTGTCGAGTGACCAGGGCGCGACACACATGTTGTTCGCCCGGCCATCTCAGGTGATGCGCGTGCTGAACCGTGCGCTGATCCTCGACGCCGACGGCTACCGGACACCGGTGTTCAGCTCGGACGGTCGGTACTTCGCCATTCGTGGCAGCGCGTACGAGCACACCCTGGAGGTGTTCGAGTTCCCCACGTTGCGGCGTGTGCTCGGCACGGTTCTCGGTGAGCCGTATCCCAGCGACGAAGTCTCGGACGAGTGGTGGGAACAACACGAGGCCTGGTCGGCGCACAACATCGCTTTCGGGACGCGGCCCGGCGTGCTCTGGATCGGGACGCCCGCCGGGACGCTGATCGAACTCGACGTCGGCACGCAGGAGGCGGTCGGGCACGACCTGCTGGCGGGAGCCGGGATCACCGCGTTGAGCGCCACGGCGACAGGGGAGTTGATCGTCGCAGGCGGCGCGGGCGAACTCGTGCTCGTCGCGGGTTTCCCGGCGGCGGAACCCGCCGCCGGGTCGACGGTCGCGGAGTTCCTCGCGGACGCTTCCGACATTCCCGACGGCGGCAACCTGGACGAACACCTGATCCTCACCGACGGGACCCGGACCTGGCAGCCAGGCGACCTGGACACAGCGTCCGCCGCGGCGGACACGGACCCCACCTGGCTGCGGCTCAAGGTCGCGATCAACACCCTCGGCGAATAG
- a CDS encoding cytochrome P450, which translates to MARQYGLPSTSGETGAAEKLAHVRETVTRVLTAEQPGTGLVGMLADSGWDLARIRDTVLVVVMAGYHTSGVAVSWASHLPAGHPEIAGRLRAELDSVLGERAAPAYTDLRSLDCLDRVVKEAMRRCPPGPYAAREPAEDLVLGEYRVAAGTTLMYPIWAIHLNPAHWPDPLRFDPDRFTAAAAAGRPRFAFIPFGSGPRSCEGAAPATAEIKLMLAVLVKRFEFTPVPGHVVTPVFPDARGNPPGWGRPVPRTADRAERELDTTRRCRKQ; encoded by the coding sequence GTGGCCCGGCAGTACGGTTTGCCGTCCACATCGGGGGAAACCGGAGCGGCCGAGAAGCTGGCCCACGTCCGCGAGACGGTCACCCGGGTGCTGACCGCCGAGCAGCCCGGCACCGGTTTGGTGGGCATGCTGGCCGATTCGGGATGGGATCTCGCGCGGATCCGGGACACCGTGCTGGTCGTCGTGATGGCCGGGTACCACACATCAGGTGTCGCGGTGTCGTGGGCGTCGCACCTGCCGGCCGGGCATCCGGAGATCGCCGGGCGCCTGCGTGCCGAACTCGACAGCGTGCTCGGTGAGCGTGCCGCGCCGGCATACACCGACCTGCGATCGCTTGATTGCCTTGACCGCGTTGTGAAAGAGGCGATGCGGCGCTGTCCGCCAGGCCCGTACGCGGCAAGGGAACCGGCCGAGGACCTGGTGCTGGGCGAGTACCGCGTCGCGGCCGGAACCACGCTGATGTACCCGATCTGGGCGATCCACCTGAACCCCGCGCACTGGCCCGATCCGCTGCGGTTCGACCCCGACCGGTTCACCGCGGCGGCGGCCGCGGGACGGCCCAGGTTCGCGTTCATCCCGTTCGGGTCCGGGCCGCGCAGCTGCGAAGGCGCGGCGCCGGCCACGGCCGAGATCAAGTTGATGCTTGCCGTGCTGGTCAAGCGTTTCGAGTTCACCCCCGTGCCCGGCCACGTCGTCACCCCGGTGTTCCCTGACGCAAGGGGAAATCCGCCGGGATGGGGACGGCCGGTCCCGCGGACTGCCGACCGGGCCGAGCGGGAGCTCGACACCACCCGCCGGTGCAGGAAGCAATGA